The genomic window GtcacaacaggagccagagggagcTGAAGCCTGCTTCCCTCTCAACTAGGTTAGGGAGTGTCCATGAGAAACTTAAGCCCAGCTTACAGAAGCTAAGCAGAGCAATACAGGAGCAGTTGCTGCAAAAAGCTCTCCAGGCCAAGTAGCGGTCAGAAGACGACCTGATGGAATGGCAGAGTCCTGAGGAACCACAGACCCCAGAGTCATGTAAAAGGATGGAAAGCATGGAAGTTACTGAGCTGGAGCCTGTGGTTGGCAAGTAACTGTTTGCTTTTCTCTTTTGAATTGGGAAAGACTGAGGCATGTTTCTGGCATTTTGAAAAAGCCATTTCAGTTTAAAGGACTTGCTGATAGGGGTTTCAGCAAACTGCTAAAAAAGGACTACTTGGACAATCTTTCTTCTTTTTGCCTTTTTGGGGAAAATAaagtttctctcttttcctttgttTGTGGGCCTCAagtcttgttttctttttttattgttatCAAAGCCTTAAAGCAGGTGGCATTGCTGGGGATGTATGAAGTTGTGGGAGAGTGTGCTGTGACATCTTTGTGGGAATTATTTTTAAGGGATACTTTTTGTGCTATCCAAAAAGTAATTTAAAAGCAGACACAGCAACTTTTGCCCTGCAATCAGCTCTATGGAGCAAGAACCTGCCACTGCTGGTGCGAGGCAGGAAAAGCAATTATaattaactagtattttagcccgttacattaacgggtgctagaatatctatctgtctctctctttccctcccgctgtctttctttctgtctgtctctctccctggccccctttgtctgtctgtctttctgtgtctctccctgcccctgtgtctttcttctttctgtctccctttctcctgctgtcttgtctttctttctacctatctgtctctctccctgcctcctatgcagcagtattccctccccctcccatttccctgtgcagcagccacagcagcagcattccctacccctccatttccctccccccacacccttccctgtgcagcagcagcgtttcccctacctcccctttctcttcctgtagtctggctggctcccttactgccctcccccttcccgtggtcccgacaaacctgccaattccagcagcgtgtgcagcactctacacatgctgcttcggggccttctactgccctgatttactctggcacgacCCTGATGACAtaatcagagacgcggcagagcaaatcagggcagtagaaggccccgaagcagcgtgtgtagagtgctgcacatgctgctggaatcagcatgctgcaggaagggaaggggggggcagtaagggagccatGCCTGTGTCACACagtgggcttgccggctccggccagccaaagttcattttttagttcaaagctgaTGCTgtgtctcctctctcgatccccaccAGTCAGAAGTCTTCTCCaactctggtgaggttcgatagaggagccgcaGCAGGggttttgaacaaaaaaatgaactttgtctggccggaggcggcaagcccgctgcgagacagagagatgcgtggtaagcgcgcatgtgcactctgctggccacggaactacagatcaggcaacacagcgttaagagtgtgcatgcgcgcttagcgttttttATTATAGATGTGATAAACCCTTACATAAAAGTGAACTCTTGGGTTTGTTGCAAGGACCCAGTGAAGGGAACTTTGCAAGGACTACTGGTCCGGGCACCTTGGCCTGTTGCCAGCTTAAAGGATTACTGAAGTGGTACTTCCTTCTTTTGAGGAGTTTTTTTCCCTTTGATAATTTGGGCATGCTTGAAGTAAGGCAGCTCAGAAGGAGTTGAACTTTTTCACAACTTACTGGTACTTGTCTGAACTGATAGAAGCAAGTGGGGGTTTTTTCACTTGATACTGTGGACTGTTTCACTGTATGAACTTCCTGAGTTTTGAGCTATCCatcttttgagaaagaaaatataataaacCTGAGCTTTTCTCTTGAAAGTAAGACCCATTTGAGGAGTTTTCTGATTGAATTGCAAAAATCACTACATTTGCAGCCTTTTTGGCATTTTCACCCTGAAGGGCCATTCTCTCTTTTGAGAGGCGCGCCAGTCTTGGTAAAGTCACCCACCACGGCACTATAGCTACCCTAGCGAAGGCCGGGTAGGCaacaatattcattgtggatatcctgaaaacctgtggctcccgaggaccagaattgcctacccctgatctaggggatAGAGGTGTTCCAACCTTTACTATTTCTACCCTATAACTGCCAGATTTTCATTCTAACTGAAAACAGACAAGTAGGACCAAAAAGCACATTTGAAATGCCTTTTTGTCTTAACTATCCTCATTTTATAAACAATGGCTAGCTACTTTTAATTGAATTACCAGACCCTTAATTGCTTCATTGTCAATAAGAGGTCAATTCATTGTAAGCCTTGTTTAAAATTTAATTGGTGTTTTATGAACCCACCAAAATGAATAGTTCTGGATTCAACAAAATATAAGACCATATTAAAATCAGCATTACAAGTAAAAGATATTCACTGGTCACTCTCCTATTTAAATAAGCTTAGTAAGAGTTtcatgcaatttaaaaaaataaaataaaatattagattagattagaaaacaaGAATGTTTTATAGACAGAACATGTTATGAAAAACAATTAATCAAAtctttttatagcatacaaaacttCAGGTGGCTATTTCATAAACATCTACAAAACTTCAGGTGGCTATTTCATAAACATTGAACTGATGAAAAACAATTAGTCATTTGTCCTTGTTTATACTGTACAGTGAAAAGTACAGCCACCTTAGGTACTTGGAGGTTTCACTCCTCAGTTATCTTAAGTCTGGTTTAAGATATACCAGACAGCTTTTGCAATGTCAAACACTGTCCCATTATGTTACTCAGTAGACCTTTACAGGAGAACTTTTCTTTAAGGATTTATTGAtcactttcatttttaaaaaaatcgctAAGTTCCCAAAAGTTATTGCTGTAAAACAGCATCAACATTACACATGAGGGACACGATCGTCtatcacagtggttcccaaccctgtcctggaggaacaccaggccaattgggttttcaggctagccctaatgaatatgcatgaagcaaatttgcatgcctatcacttccatcatatgcaaatctctctcatgcatattcattagggctagcctgaaaacccgattggcctggtgttcctccaggacagggttgggaatcactggtctatcaCAGCACCTCAAACTTAGAACTCCCTTCCAATATAAAttagggaagaaaaatcacttagtAAGTTCAAAGGTCTCTTAAAAAGCTGGCTCTTTAAGGACGTTTTCAACTGAGCTGCTTGAATTCTATAAAACTGAAACATTCTATAGTGGACTAAAATCCTCTAAATGAAAACTGAGTGGGTAACAATTCCCCATCCTACTGCCTTAACctctatgttcattttatttttttatgaattGTAATTAAATCTGTCTTCCTCTTGTGTCCTGTAGTGTCAGTTttaaaatgtgtgtttttttaaaccctgtttttattatttgtaaatcaAATTGGAATACgatattgcgatcaaatcaaatttttaaagaaacttgaaacctgTCAGATCTGAGAAGATAACTATTAGGCTTTTAACAGGTCTGTCCCGACCAGGAATTGTACTACATGGCTGTGGACTAGATAACATTTTACGCTGTAATACTTAACTAAATACAAAGTTTAAATTACAAAAAGATCATTTTTCTTAACCTGGTAAGTGACATCTGGTCTTGCAGGTTCAGAATTGCCTCCTCCAAAGCCTCCTGTAATGGCATGGCCTAGTGTATGACCCACAGCTGAGCCTACTGCCACTCCAGCTGCTGTTGTGGCCATCTGTGCCATCAGGCCAGGTTGCCTTGGTGCTGTACCAGCTGGAGCCACTGCAGAAGGTGGAGATGCCATTGGTGCTGGAGCACGAGCGGCAGGTGCTGATCTCACTGGTGGTGCCCGACTGTAGGAGAAATAAAGTTTATATAGAAAAGCAGCTTCATAATAGACTTCAAAATCAAAGCAGAACACTATGGACTAGAAAAGGTTTATCCCCCGCCCTTAttcagggcgagttacatattaacatacaatatAAGATATAACATTTATATCGTACAAATCACATAAAACACTATAAAATTAATTACACACTTTACATATAAAAATCAAATTTCATATGACATACGTCACATCAATGACTATCATCATTTAAGGCCAAACCCtaaaatacatcaaaatataaaattgcatGTAGCAATGACAAACATTATGCCAAATGGAACAGACCGACCATCGAAAACCTCCATGACCAGCACTCAGCACCCAACAGTCaccactccttctccctcagccaaactcagaccctatatttcatcttacatCTTTCCCCAGGGTACATCCAGCCAGTGCCTgtgatcaatttgcatgcactgctgccACTTTAAGCCGTTCTCCTTCACGATATATTCACTGTGTGAGTCTTGACACAAAAGTCTCAAGTCTTGAGAGCTGAGTTGAGAATCCCCTGGACTAGAATACCAAACTGAAGTACACACAGTAGGATGTTTTCTTCTCTAGTATGCTAGAATTGGTAAACAGTGCTCTCAATCCTGCACTAAGAGCAATGAATAATTTATTTCCACCCAGTTTACAAGTCACCTGCTAAATGTTTTAAGTGCTTTGTGCCATCAGAACTAGTTTTTAGGTTGCCCAAAGGACAATGATTCTAACTAGCATCTGCTCATATGAACTGGAGTGGCTACTAACACATGTACATGCCCCAGGAAGTAAACCACAGACTCCATTAGTTCTGGAAATAATTAGGTGTTTTTA from Geotrypetes seraphini chromosome 15, aGeoSer1.1, whole genome shotgun sequence includes these protein-coding regions:
- the CHCHD2 gene encoding coiled-coil-helix-coiled-coil-helix domain-containing protein 2 is translated as MPRGSRSRTSRMAPPASRAPPVRSAPAARAPAPMASPPSAVAPAGTAPRQPGLMAQMATTAAGVAVGSAVGHTLGHAITGGFGGGNSEPARPDVTYQEPAPAQPVYQQQSQYSPCQYEMKQFLECAQNQSDLKLCEGFSEVLKQCRLANGLS